In the genome of Pangasianodon hypophthalmus isolate fPanHyp1 chromosome 23, fPanHyp1.pri, whole genome shotgun sequence, one region contains:
- the LOC113536332 gene encoding serine hydroxymethyltransferase, cytosolic isoform X3: protein MMQEPLNTNDPEVFNIIQKEKRRQTYSLSLTASENFTSRAVLEVLSSCMNNKIAPQSFRYSGDADSVDELEHLCQQRALKVYGLDPEKWGVNVQPYSGSFANFAVYTSVVEPDGRIMGLDPCDGGHQSHGFIMDKEKFSATSIFFKSMSYKVNQETGYIDYDQLEEKARLFKPKLIIAGTTSYSRNLDYSRLRNIADENGAYLLGDMAHISGLVAAGLVPSPFDYCDIVSTSTYKTLRGCRAGAIFYRKGVRSADAKTGRETLYNLESLICEAVFPRLQGGRHHHSIAGLAVALKQAMTPEFKAYQVQMLANCRTLASSLIEKGYKIVTGGTDTHLFLLDLHPNGIDGVRAVKVLQDCAIGCNKSPCPGDSALHPFGLRLGTPALTSRGLVEEDFCQVAELLHRSIQLAVEIQMNMNPKSSFKEFKETLAQDKNYQNRVREIRDEVEAFAGRFPMPGMPEL from the exons ATGATGCAGGAGCCTCTCAACACTAATGATCCAGAG GTATTTAACATCATTcagaaggagaagaggagacAGACATATAGTTTATCACTTACTGCATCTGAGAACTTTACCAGTCGTGCTGTTTTAGAGGTCCTGAGCTCATGCATGAACAATAAAATTGCTCCACAAAG CTTTCGATACTCTGGTGACGCAGACAGTGTGGATGAACTGGAGCATCTCTGTCAGCAAAGAGCATTGAAGGTTTATGGACTTGATCCAGAAAAATGGGGTGTAAATGTGCAGCCTTATTCTG GATCATTTGCCAACTTTGCTGTGTACACATCAGTAGTGGAGCCTGATGGGAGGATCATGGGTCTTGATCCCTGTGATGGTGGCCACCAGAGCCATGGATTTATAATGGACAAAGAGAAATTCTCTGCCACCTCTATTTTCTTTAAATCAATGTCATACAAG GTCAACCAAGAGACTGGTTACATTGATTACGACCAACTAGAGGAAAAAGCTCGTTTATTCAAGCCAAAACTAATCATTGCAG GTACCACCTCCTACTCGCGTAACCTGGATTATAGTCGTCTGCGCAACATAGCAGATGAGAATGGGGCTTACCTGCTGGGTGACATGGCACACATTAGTGGACTTGTTGCAGCTGGATTGGTTCCATCCCCCTTTGATTACTGTGATATTGTTTCGACCTCCACCTATAAGACCCTGAGAGGCTGCAGAGCTGGGGCCATATTTTACAGGAAAG GTGTACGCAGTGCGGATGCAAAAACAGGAAGGGAAACTCTTTACAACCTGGAGAGTTTGATCTGTGAAGCTGTGTTTCCCAGGCTGCAGGGAGGACGTCACCACCATTCCATTGCAG GACTGGCTGTAGCATTGAAGCAGGCAATGACTCCAGAATTCAAGGCTTACCAGGTACAAATGCTGGCAAATTGCAGGACTTTAGCATCTTCTTTAATAGAAAAGGGCTACAAAATTGTCACAg GTGGTACGGATACTCACCTTTTCTTGCTAGACCTTCATCCTAATGGAATTGATGGAGTGAGGGCAGTGAAGGTGCTACAGGACTGCGCTATTGGCTGTAACAAGAGCCCTTGCCCAG GTGACAGTGCATTGCACCCCTTTGGCCTCCGTTTAGGCACACCAGCCCTCACATCACGAGGTTTAGTGGAGGAAGATTTCTGCCAAGTGGCAGAATTACTTCACAGAA GCATTCAGTTGGCTGTGGAGATCCAGATGAACATGAACCCCAAATCCAGTTTCAAGGAGTTCAAAGAAACTCTTGCTCAGGATAAAAACTATCAAAACAGAGTACGAGAAATCCGAGATGAGGTTGAGGCTTTTGCAGGAAGATTCCCCATGCCTGGAATGCCTGAGCTATGA
- the LOC113536332 gene encoding serine hydroxymethyltransferase, cytosolic isoform X2, which yields MKAVLLTVKSQILHRAVTVTQGKKMNSVVTKNTTRILSYLKGYPQERSLHHAMSLSTLMIQSFRYSGDADSVDELEHLCQQRALKVYGLDPEKWGVNVQPYSGSFANFAVYTSVVEPDGRIMGLDPCDGGHQSHGFIMDKEKFSATSIFFKSMSYKVNQETGYIDYDQLEEKARLFKPKLIIAGTTSYSRNLDYSRLRNIADENGAYLLGDMAHISGLVAAGLVPSPFDYCDIVSTSTYKTLRGCRAGAIFYRKGVRSADAKTGRETLYNLESLICEAVFPRLQGGRHHHSIAGLAVALKQAMTPEFKAYQVQMLANCRTLASSLIEKGYKIVTGGTDTHLFLLDLHPNGIDGVRAVKVLQDCAIGCNKSPCPGDSALHPFGLRLGTPALTSRGLVEEDFCQVAELLHRSIQLAVEIQMNMNPKSSFKEFKETLAQDKNYQNRVREIRDEVEAFAGRFPMPGMPEL from the exons ATGAAAGCTGTGCTGCTGACTGTGAAATCGCAGATCTTACACAGAGCCGTCACCGTCAcccaaggaaaaaaaa tgaacTCAGTtgtaacaaaaaacacaaccagGATTTTGAGTTACTTGAAGGGTTATCCACAGGAGAGATCATTACACCATGCCAT GAGCCTCTCAACACTAATGATCCAGAG CTTTCGATACTCTGGTGACGCAGACAGTGTGGATGAACTGGAGCATCTCTGTCAGCAAAGAGCATTGAAGGTTTATGGACTTGATCCAGAAAAATGGGGTGTAAATGTGCAGCCTTATTCTG GATCATTTGCCAACTTTGCTGTGTACACATCAGTAGTGGAGCCTGATGGGAGGATCATGGGTCTTGATCCCTGTGATGGTGGCCACCAGAGCCATGGATTTATAATGGACAAAGAGAAATTCTCTGCCACCTCTATTTTCTTTAAATCAATGTCATACAAG GTCAACCAAGAGACTGGTTACATTGATTACGACCAACTAGAGGAAAAAGCTCGTTTATTCAAGCCAAAACTAATCATTGCAG GTACCACCTCCTACTCGCGTAACCTGGATTATAGTCGTCTGCGCAACATAGCAGATGAGAATGGGGCTTACCTGCTGGGTGACATGGCACACATTAGTGGACTTGTTGCAGCTGGATTGGTTCCATCCCCCTTTGATTACTGTGATATTGTTTCGACCTCCACCTATAAGACCCTGAGAGGCTGCAGAGCTGGGGCCATATTTTACAGGAAAG GTGTACGCAGTGCGGATGCAAAAACAGGAAGGGAAACTCTTTACAACCTGGAGAGTTTGATCTGTGAAGCTGTGTTTCCCAGGCTGCAGGGAGGACGTCACCACCATTCCATTGCAG GACTGGCTGTAGCATTGAAGCAGGCAATGACTCCAGAATTCAAGGCTTACCAGGTACAAATGCTGGCAAATTGCAGGACTTTAGCATCTTCTTTAATAGAAAAGGGCTACAAAATTGTCACAg GTGGTACGGATACTCACCTTTTCTTGCTAGACCTTCATCCTAATGGAATTGATGGAGTGAGGGCAGTGAAGGTGCTACAGGACTGCGCTATTGGCTGTAACAAGAGCCCTTGCCCAG GTGACAGTGCATTGCACCCCTTTGGCCTCCGTTTAGGCACACCAGCCCTCACATCACGAGGTTTAGTGGAGGAAGATTTCTGCCAAGTGGCAGAATTACTTCACAGAA GCATTCAGTTGGCTGTGGAGATCCAGATGAACATGAACCCCAAATCCAGTTTCAAGGAGTTCAAAGAAACTCTTGCTCAGGATAAAAACTATCAAAACAGAGTACGAGAAATCCGAGATGAGGTTGAGGCTTTTGCAGGAAGATTCCCCATGCCTGGAATGCCTGAGCTATGA
- the LOC113536332 gene encoding serine hydroxymethyltransferase, cytosolic isoform X4 translates to MIQSFRYSGDADSVDELEHLCQQRALKVYGLDPEKWGVNVQPYSGSFANFAVYTSVVEPDGRIMGLDPCDGGHQSHGFIMDKEKFSATSIFFKSMSYKVNQETGYIDYDQLEEKARLFKPKLIIAGTTSYSRNLDYSRLRNIADENGAYLLGDMAHISGLVAAGLVPSPFDYCDIVSTSTYKTLRGCRAGAIFYRKGVRSADAKTGRETLYNLESLICEAVFPRLQGGRHHHSIAGLAVALKQAMTPEFKAYQVQMLANCRTLASSLIEKGYKIVTGGTDTHLFLLDLHPNGIDGVRAVKVLQDCAIGCNKSPCPGDSALHPFGLRLGTPALTSRGLVEEDFCQVAELLHRSIQLAVEIQMNMNPKSSFKEFKETLAQDKNYQNRVREIRDEVEAFAGRFPMPGMPEL, encoded by the exons ATGATCCAGAG CTTTCGATACTCTGGTGACGCAGACAGTGTGGATGAACTGGAGCATCTCTGTCAGCAAAGAGCATTGAAGGTTTATGGACTTGATCCAGAAAAATGGGGTGTAAATGTGCAGCCTTATTCTG GATCATTTGCCAACTTTGCTGTGTACACATCAGTAGTGGAGCCTGATGGGAGGATCATGGGTCTTGATCCCTGTGATGGTGGCCACCAGAGCCATGGATTTATAATGGACAAAGAGAAATTCTCTGCCACCTCTATTTTCTTTAAATCAATGTCATACAAG GTCAACCAAGAGACTGGTTACATTGATTACGACCAACTAGAGGAAAAAGCTCGTTTATTCAAGCCAAAACTAATCATTGCAG GTACCACCTCCTACTCGCGTAACCTGGATTATAGTCGTCTGCGCAACATAGCAGATGAGAATGGGGCTTACCTGCTGGGTGACATGGCACACATTAGTGGACTTGTTGCAGCTGGATTGGTTCCATCCCCCTTTGATTACTGTGATATTGTTTCGACCTCCACCTATAAGACCCTGAGAGGCTGCAGAGCTGGGGCCATATTTTACAGGAAAG GTGTACGCAGTGCGGATGCAAAAACAGGAAGGGAAACTCTTTACAACCTGGAGAGTTTGATCTGTGAAGCTGTGTTTCCCAGGCTGCAGGGAGGACGTCACCACCATTCCATTGCAG GACTGGCTGTAGCATTGAAGCAGGCAATGACTCCAGAATTCAAGGCTTACCAGGTACAAATGCTGGCAAATTGCAGGACTTTAGCATCTTCTTTAATAGAAAAGGGCTACAAAATTGTCACAg GTGGTACGGATACTCACCTTTTCTTGCTAGACCTTCATCCTAATGGAATTGATGGAGTGAGGGCAGTGAAGGTGCTACAGGACTGCGCTATTGGCTGTAACAAGAGCCCTTGCCCAG GTGACAGTGCATTGCACCCCTTTGGCCTCCGTTTAGGCACACCAGCCCTCACATCACGAGGTTTAGTGGAGGAAGATTTCTGCCAAGTGGCAGAATTACTTCACAGAA GCATTCAGTTGGCTGTGGAGATCCAGATGAACATGAACCCCAAATCCAGTTTCAAGGAGTTCAAAGAAACTCTTGCTCAGGATAAAAACTATCAAAACAGAGTACGAGAAATCCGAGATGAGGTTGAGGCTTTTGCAGGAAGATTCCCCATGCCTGGAATGCCTGAGCTATGA
- the LOC113536332 gene encoding serine hydroxymethyltransferase, cytosolic isoform X1 gives MKAVLLTVKSQILHRAVTVTQGKKMNSVVTKNTTRILSYLKGYPQERSLHHAIKNKNTNVYYFDKSTWESHDCMMQEPLNTNDPEVFNIIQKEKRRQTYSLSLTASENFTSRAVLEVLSSCMNNKIAPQSFRYSGDADSVDELEHLCQQRALKVYGLDPEKWGVNVQPYSGSFANFAVYTSVVEPDGRIMGLDPCDGGHQSHGFIMDKEKFSATSIFFKSMSYKVNQETGYIDYDQLEEKARLFKPKLIIAGTTSYSRNLDYSRLRNIADENGAYLLGDMAHISGLVAAGLVPSPFDYCDIVSTSTYKTLRGCRAGAIFYRKGVRSADAKTGRETLYNLESLICEAVFPRLQGGRHHHSIAGLAVALKQAMTPEFKAYQVQMLANCRTLASSLIEKGYKIVTGGTDTHLFLLDLHPNGIDGVRAVKVLQDCAIGCNKSPCPGDSALHPFGLRLGTPALTSRGLVEEDFCQVAELLHRSIQLAVEIQMNMNPKSSFKEFKETLAQDKNYQNRVREIRDEVEAFAGRFPMPGMPEL, from the exons ATGAAAGCTGTGCTGCTGACTGTGAAATCGCAGATCTTACACAGAGCCGTCACCGTCAcccaaggaaaaaaaa tgaacTCAGTtgtaacaaaaaacacaaccagGATTTTGAGTTACTTGAAGGGTTATCCACAGGAGAGATCATTACACCATGCCAT CAAGAACAAAAATACTAATGTTTATTACTTCGACAAGAGTACATGGGAGTCACATGACTGTATGATGCAGGAGCCTCTCAACACTAATGATCCAGAG GTATTTAACATCATTcagaaggagaagaggagacAGACATATAGTTTATCACTTACTGCATCTGAGAACTTTACCAGTCGTGCTGTTTTAGAGGTCCTGAGCTCATGCATGAACAATAAAATTGCTCCACAAAG CTTTCGATACTCTGGTGACGCAGACAGTGTGGATGAACTGGAGCATCTCTGTCAGCAAAGAGCATTGAAGGTTTATGGACTTGATCCAGAAAAATGGGGTGTAAATGTGCAGCCTTATTCTG GATCATTTGCCAACTTTGCTGTGTACACATCAGTAGTGGAGCCTGATGGGAGGATCATGGGTCTTGATCCCTGTGATGGTGGCCACCAGAGCCATGGATTTATAATGGACAAAGAGAAATTCTCTGCCACCTCTATTTTCTTTAAATCAATGTCATACAAG GTCAACCAAGAGACTGGTTACATTGATTACGACCAACTAGAGGAAAAAGCTCGTTTATTCAAGCCAAAACTAATCATTGCAG GTACCACCTCCTACTCGCGTAACCTGGATTATAGTCGTCTGCGCAACATAGCAGATGAGAATGGGGCTTACCTGCTGGGTGACATGGCACACATTAGTGGACTTGTTGCAGCTGGATTGGTTCCATCCCCCTTTGATTACTGTGATATTGTTTCGACCTCCACCTATAAGACCCTGAGAGGCTGCAGAGCTGGGGCCATATTTTACAGGAAAG GTGTACGCAGTGCGGATGCAAAAACAGGAAGGGAAACTCTTTACAACCTGGAGAGTTTGATCTGTGAAGCTGTGTTTCCCAGGCTGCAGGGAGGACGTCACCACCATTCCATTGCAG GACTGGCTGTAGCATTGAAGCAGGCAATGACTCCAGAATTCAAGGCTTACCAGGTACAAATGCTGGCAAATTGCAGGACTTTAGCATCTTCTTTAATAGAAAAGGGCTACAAAATTGTCACAg GTGGTACGGATACTCACCTTTTCTTGCTAGACCTTCATCCTAATGGAATTGATGGAGTGAGGGCAGTGAAGGTGCTACAGGACTGCGCTATTGGCTGTAACAAGAGCCCTTGCCCAG GTGACAGTGCATTGCACCCCTTTGGCCTCCGTTTAGGCACACCAGCCCTCACATCACGAGGTTTAGTGGAGGAAGATTTCTGCCAAGTGGCAGAATTACTTCACAGAA GCATTCAGTTGGCTGTGGAGATCCAGATGAACATGAACCCCAAATCCAGTTTCAAGGAGTTCAAAGAAACTCTTGCTCAGGATAAAAACTATCAAAACAGAGTACGAGAAATCCGAGATGAGGTTGAGGCTTTTGCAGGAAGATTCCCCATGCCTGGAATGCCTGAGCTATGA